TTTTCTTTTATATTTTTTTTAACCGCAGGATGAACAATTTGTTCTAATTTTTTTCTTTGAGAAATATCGCCAAAAATACACTGTCCCAATATTTTCTTGTCTATATACAAATCTTTTCTTAGAACATCTTCCCCAAAACACCGAACCACTTCTTTCCATGTTTTTTCTCCCGGGACAAGGAGTTCATGAACAATCTCGTCGGCATCTATTATCTTTGCTTTTAAAAGCGAAGAAAGAATTTTTGCCACTGTTGTCTTTCCTGTAGCAACGCCACCGGTAATTGCGATTATTTTCACTTGAGAATTCCCTCGTTTCATTTGGGAATTTGATTATACCCTT
The nucleotide sequence above comes from bacterium. Encoded proteins:
- a CDS encoding dephospho-CoA kinase, which gives rise to MKRGNSQVKIIAITGGVATGKTTVAKILSSLLKAKIIDADEIVHELLVPGEKTWKEVVRCFGEDVLRKDLYIDKKILGQCIFGDISQRKKLEQIVHPAVKKNIKEKLKQLRKDHHEWVIVDIPLLFEAKMQKMADKVIVVVRKRKFQLETLRKIKKLSAKEAENRINSQLPLSEKVKLADFVVDNNGEIQETEKQVRETLFSLKNM